A stretch of Cicer arietinum cultivar CDC Frontier isolate Library 1 chromosome 5, Cicar.CDCFrontier_v2.0, whole genome shotgun sequence DNA encodes these proteins:
- the LOC140920378 gene encoding serine/threonine-protein phosphatase 7 long form homolog, whose product MEYTVQVQMFRPGQSMVWVGMGRVGKIHNFEKNKCFVFENGIQGQDSSQNLRSLSHKYIAPNSLIIPLLHEAGFGNLSQIESYKIDNSLITALVERWRPETHTFHLPTGECTITLEDVVLLLRLRVGGKAVTGSTMVSWTDDFLDLLGVMPPESQRKGNFIKLKWAYILELIGGILMPDKSHNRVHIMWLHLLRDLRETGQYSWGSACLATLYRELCRASEPGVMSIGGCLHLLQTYSGKGMKSGDTPRYHTAGYQSKIDHMTFIWRPYLGLTYDHPEHNWLWNASTYLICFYIIEMHQTDRVKLQFGLPQEIPHPPRNMRKYHKVDLHKQVDYSWALFYENENKEWNE is encoded by the exons ATGGAATATACGGTTCAGGTTCAGATGTTTCGGCCTGGTCAAAGTATGGTGTGGGTTGGTATGGGTCGGGTTGGTAAgattcataattttgaaaagaataagtgttttgtgtttGAAAATGGTATTCAGGGTCAG GactcatctcaaaatttaagatCACTTAGCCATAAATACATTGCaccaaattctttaataattccATTGTTGCATGAAGCCGGGTTTGGTAACTTATCACAAatagaaagttataaaatagaCAATTCACTTATTACTGCTTTAGTTGAAAGATGGAGACCTGAAACCCACACGTTTCATCTTCCAACGGGTGAATGTACCATAACATTAGAAGATGTTGTGTTGCTACTTCGCTTACGTGTTGGGGGTAAAGCTGTAACTGGATCAACTATGGTATCATGGACAgatgattttttagatttgttagGAGTCATGCCACCTGAATCTCAAAGAAAagggaattttataaaattaaaatg GGCATACATTTTAGAATTGATTGGAGGCATATTAATGCCTGACAAATCTCACAACAGAGTACATATTATGTGGTTGCACTTGTTGAGAGATTTGCGAGAGACAGGACAATATAGTTGGGGTTCAGCATGTTTGGCAACACTTTATAGAGAATTGTGTCGTGCATCTGAACCCGGTGTTATGTCGATCGGGGGATGTTTACATCTACTTCAAAC ATATAGTGGAAAGGGTATGAAATCTGGCGATACACCTCGTTATCATACCGCTGGATATCaatcaaaaattgatcacatgacc TTTATTTGGAGGCCATATCTAGGTCTAACATACGATCATCCAGAACACAATTGGCTATGGAATGCatctacatatttaatttgtttctacatAATAGAAATGCATCAAACTGATAGAGTGAAACTACAATTTGGACTACCTCAAGAAATTCCACATCCTCCAAGGAACATGAGAAAGTATCATAAGGTAgatttgcataaacaagttgactatAGTTGGGCATTATTCTACGAAAATGAGAACAAAGAGTGGAATGAATGA
- the LOC140920379 gene encoding uncharacterized protein, with amino-acid sequence MTTNVSESINAVLKGTRNLPITALVQSTYYRLGVLYAERGQQHHASLAYGRIYTDDCMDKIKCKVGKSNIHQVMQFDQNHYSFMVHETVNPREVRPIGHFEVNLQRKWYDCGKFHALHVPCSHVIVACSYTRQNYLVLISDVYKVVNVFNIYKEEFLPIPNEGYWATYEGETLYHNPQMRRNKKGRPNSTRIRTEMDVKEKVPRKCGLCRLTGHTRKHCPNGTASSSQLS; translated from the coding sequence atgacaacaaacGTTTCTGAGTCCATCAACGCAGTGCTCAAGGGTACACGCAATCTCCCAATCACTGCTTTGGTACAATCAACATACTATAGATTGGGAGTTTTATATGCAGAAAGGGGACAACAACATCATGCATCATTAGCTTATGGTCGAATATACACAGACGATTGCATGGACAAGATTAAATGTAAAGTTGGTAAATCTAATATTCACCAAGTCATGCAATTCGACCAAAATCATTATTCTTTCATGGTGCATGAAACAGTAAACCCAAGAGAGgtgcgaccaattggtcattttgaagtcaaccttcaaagaaaatggtACGATTGTGGAAAATTTCATGCTTTACATGttccttgttcacatgtcatagtTGCATGTTCTTATActcgtcaaaactatttagtgctTATATCTGACGTGTACaaggttgttaatgtatttaacatctACAAAGAAGAGTTTCTACCTATACCTAATGAAGGATATTGGGCCACATATGAAGGTGAAACATTGTATCACAATCCTCAAATGCGGAGAAATAAAAAAGGTCGTCCAAATAGTACCCGtattagaactgaaatggaCGTTAAAGAAAAAGTACCGAGAAAATGTGGATTATGTCGATTAACTGGCcatactcgaaaacattgtccaaatggTACAGCCAGCTCTAGTCAATTATCCTAA